A window from Mogibacterium neglectum encodes these proteins:
- a CDS encoding HypC/HybG/HupF family hydrogenase formation chaperone — protein sequence MCVGLRAKVANIENNMAVIDAGGVKRKVSAELISDLAPGDYVMVHAGLAIARVAADEEEEADKVMEELNDN from the coding sequence ATGTGCGTGGGATTGAGAGCAAAGGTTGCTAATATAGAGAATAATATGGCTGTCATCGATGCTGGCGGCGTTAAGAGAAAGGTTTCTGCGGAGCTGATTTCAGACCTCGCTCCTGGAGATTATGTGATGGTGCACGCAGGTCTTGCTATTGCAAGGGTTGCAGCAGATGAAGAGGAAGAGGCAGATAAGGTCATGGAGGAGCTAAATGACAATTAA
- a CDS encoding carbamoyltransferase HypF, with protein MVCRLIRIYGIVQGVGFRPFVSRLADRYGISGSVCNKGSYVEIIARADESVIGDFVHAIEAEAPERSAIVKVKVMDYPLDIEAPSGFEIVDSKHEDGQIFVSPDIATCPDCARELFDKNNRRYLHPFINCTQCGPRLTILDSMPYDREKTSMAGFPMCEACSDEYTDMDSRRYHAQPVCCNDCGPELYTLVGEASDTGRHEGVYGAAALLETRAVIRNGGIAAIKGIGGFHLCCDAANEAAVQRLRQLKARPMKPFAVMMRDLEVVGRECRLEPEMEPLLTGPQKPIILIPRRHDSAESAELDSNIQEEIKTNSQIRHRLRIAASVAPNNPNLGVMLPYTPVHMLLFDYPDDEPISDVLVMTSGNPSGAPICMNDEEALKYLSPMCDIILSNSRDIRIRADDTVMAFYRSKPYMIRRSRGYSPLPIVAKSESPHAVLGIGGELKNAFCLGDKGLFYPSPYIGDMADMRSVRALEAATTRMERLLEIHPDIIVGDMHPGYNTSEMARVIAEREGVPVMEVQHHHAHMVSCMAENEYDGTALGVTFDGTGYGPDGTIWGGEFLLGDEKGYERVGSIAPFIHAGGDIASREGWRIAYSMISTALGSEAANRIGETLGLGDEKGRQSIDFMLGNNINTVKSTSAGRLFDAVSAVLGIKSASTFEGEASMALQFAAERAEAQGISLAPYEGRLMNIDEEQFELCTDTLLMELAARSLADQDTDQLAYFFHKALADMIVIACCYQRTRCEVNVVALSGGVFQNLLLLKLVDDGLEREGFKVLKHGVVPTNDGGIAIGQAAAGIAALEAKNNK; from the coding sequence TTGGTATGTAGATTAATTAGGATTTATGGAATAGTTCAGGGCGTTGGCTTTAGACCCTTTGTGAGCAGACTTGCGGATAGATATGGCATATCTGGAAGTGTCTGTAACAAGGGCTCTTACGTTGAGATAATCGCAAGAGCAGATGAGTCCGTAATAGGCGATTTTGTACATGCCATAGAAGCAGAAGCGCCAGAGCGGTCTGCAATCGTCAAGGTTAAGGTTATGGATTATCCTCTGGATATAGAAGCTCCATCAGGTTTCGAGATTGTAGATAGCAAGCATGAGGATGGGCAGATATTCGTATCGCCTGACATAGCAACTTGCCCGGATTGCGCAAGGGAGCTGTTTGATAAGAATAACAGGAGGTATCTCCATCCGTTTATAAACTGTACTCAGTGCGGTCCGCGTTTAACTATTCTCGACTCGATGCCATACGACCGAGAGAAAACCAGCATGGCTGGTTTTCCGATGTGCGAGGCCTGCAGTGATGAATATACCGATATGGATTCGAGACGCTACCATGCTCAGCCTGTATGCTGTAACGACTGCGGGCCGGAGCTCTACACCCTCGTGGGCGAAGCATCTGATACTGGGCGCCACGAGGGTGTATATGGCGCGGCGGCGCTTCTTGAAACTAGGGCTGTAATCAGGAATGGCGGCATAGCCGCCATCAAGGGGATCGGTGGTTTCCACCTCTGCTGCGACGCCGCGAACGAAGCAGCGGTCCAGCGCCTCAGACAGCTGAAGGCGCGCCCGATGAAGCCGTTTGCAGTGATGATGCGGGATCTCGAAGTGGTCGGGCGCGAATGCAGGCTGGAGCCAGAGATGGAGCCTCTGCTTACCGGCCCGCAGAAGCCGATAATACTGATTCCTAGACGTCACGATTCAGCTGAGTCGGCAGAGCTTGATTCCAATATACAGGAAGAAATTAAGACCAACAGCCAGATACGGCATAGATTAAGAATCGCAGCATCCGTAGCACCTAACAATCCAAATTTAGGGGTGATGCTGCCATATACACCAGTTCATATGCTCCTCTTCGATTATCCTGATGATGAGCCAATATCTGATGTGCTGGTTATGACTAGCGGAAATCCATCTGGAGCTCCGATATGCATGAACGATGAGGAAGCGCTTAAGTATCTATCGCCGATGTGCGATATCATACTTTCTAACTCTAGGGACATACGGATAAGAGCGGATGATACGGTTATGGCATTTTACAGAAGCAAGCCTTATATGATCAGAAGGTCTAGAGGGTATTCTCCGCTTCCAATAGTAGCGAAGAGTGAAAGCCCCCATGCGGTGCTCGGAATAGGTGGAGAGTTAAAGAATGCATTTTGCCTAGGAGATAAGGGGCTTTTTTATCCATCACCATACATAGGCGATATGGCGGATATGAGAAGTGTGAGAGCACTTGAAGCAGCGACAACTCGTATGGAAAGGCTACTAGAGATTCATCCAGATATAATAGTGGGAGATATGCACCCAGGCTATAACACGAGTGAGATGGCTAGGGTGATTGCAGAGAGAGAAGGTGTTCCAGTTATGGAAGTGCAGCATCATCATGCACACATGGTATCGTGCATGGCAGAGAACGAATACGATGGAACAGCTCTGGGAGTGACTTTTGACGGAACTGGATACGGTCCAGATGGGACTATCTGGGGCGGCGAATTCTTGCTTGGCGATGAGAAAGGCTACGAGCGTGTCGGCAGTATAGCGCCGTTTATACATGCTGGCGGAGATATCGCCTCTAGGGAGGGATGGCGAATCGCATACTCCATGATTAGCACAGCGCTCGGAAGCGAGGCGGCCAACCGCATAGGAGAGACACTCGGACTCGGAGACGAGAAGGGCAGGCAGAGCATCGACTTCATGCTCGGAAATAATATAAATACAGTGAAGTCAACAAGCGCAGGCCGCCTCTTTGACGCAGTAAGCGCAGTGCTCGGCATAAAGTCAGCCAGCACCTTCGAAGGCGAGGCCTCGATGGCGCTCCAGTTTGCAGCTGAACGCGCCGAAGCACAAGGAATAAGCCTAGCGCCTTACGAGGGCAGGCTGATGAATATCGACGAAGAGCAGTTCGAACTGTGCACAGACACCTTGCTCATGGAACTAGCTGCAAGGAGTCTGGCAGATCAAGATACTGACCAGCTGGCATACTTCTTCCATAAAGCGCTGGCAGACATGATCGTAATCGCGTGCTGCTACCAGCGTACAAGGTGTGAAGTGAACGTTGTTGCCCTATCAGGCGGAGTATTCCAAAACCTACTACTTCTAAAGCTAGTGGATGATGGACTTGAACGAGAAGGCTTCAAAGTGCTGAAGCACGGAGTCGTACCGACAAACGACGGCGGCATAGCAATCGGCCAGGCGGCTGCAGGAATAGCAGCGCTTGAAGCGAAGAACAATAAATAG
- a CDS encoding nitrogenase component 1, which translates to MKGLRKYLSPFTPDQSGAVSVLFHYGGMLIIMDAGGCVGNICGYDEPRWDKKKSAIFSAALRDLDAILGRDKLLIQKTKEALGDIDAKFVGLIGTPVPAVIATDYRALKRLMETDYEVPVVPVETNGIDMYDEGVSRAFLQILKNYLHEEGGSGARFIANGSLEQKAISLEDLEKLGKLGKLGDLGKIDKSNASERVGVLGFTPLDTPGSGDYEDMVTALSEQGVDNPVIYGMNDTLEDVAAAAHVDRNIVVSPGGVKPARWLSDKYGVPYEICYPLPQDCADEFSRKVMGHEPRKVLIVHQQVFANSLRDVLIGASEDKPLERIDVASWFMMSKEVRQEHDAKLNEEDELMKLVDAEGYDMVMGDPLIKRALPGWKGTFLSLPHFAISASLYSSSSDEEYWQKAGDVVK; encoded by the coding sequence ATGAAAGGGCTTAGAAAGTATCTATCGCCATTTACGCCAGACCAGTCTGGTGCGGTCTCTGTGCTGTTTCACTACGGCGGTATGCTGATAATCATGGATGCTGGTGGCTGCGTTGGAAATATCTGCGGATACGATGAGCCGCGTTGGGATAAGAAAAAGAGCGCGATATTTAGCGCAGCTCTTCGTGATCTAGATGCGATTCTCGGCCGTGACAAGCTTCTCATTCAGAAGACAAAGGAAGCACTCGGAGACATAGACGCTAAATTCGTCGGCCTAATCGGGACACCTGTACCAGCCGTTATCGCTACTGACTATAGAGCGCTAAAGCGCCTAATGGAGACTGACTACGAGGTGCCAGTTGTACCTGTTGAAACTAATGGAATCGACATGTATGACGAAGGTGTTAGCAGGGCGTTTCTACAGATACTCAAGAACTACTTGCATGAAGAGGGCGGCTCAGGAGCGAGATTTATCGCAAATGGCAGTCTTGAGCAAAAAGCAATTAGCTTGGAAGATCTAGAAAAGCTAGGAAAACTGGGCAAGCTAGGTGATTTAGGTAAGATTGATAAGAGTAATGCTTCCGAAAGAGTTGGAGTACTAGGCTTTACGCCGCTCGACACCCCTGGAAGCGGCGACTACGAAGATATGGTGACTGCACTTAGCGAGCAGGGCGTGGATAACCCAGTTATCTATGGCATGAATGATACGCTAGAAGATGTGGCTGCTGCTGCACATGTGGATAGAAATATCGTCGTATCTCCTGGCGGTGTAAAGCCCGCGAGATGGTTATCGGACAAGTATGGCGTACCATATGAGATATGTTATCCTCTGCCGCAGGATTGTGCGGATGAGTTCTCTCGCAAGGTCATGGGGCACGAGCCTCGGAAGGTGCTGATAGTGCATCAGCAGGTTTTTGCAAATTCGCTTAGAGACGTGCTTATAGGTGCTTCCGAGGATAAGCCACTAGAGCGCATAGATGTTGCGAGCTGGTTCATGATGAGCAAAGAGGTTCGTCAGGAGCATGATGCTAAGTTAAATGAAGAGGATGAGCTCATGAAGCTCGTAGATGCAGAAGGGTACGATATGGTGATGGGTGATCCGCTAATCAAGAGGGCGCTTCCTGGATGGAAGGGTACTTTCCTCAGTCTTCCTCATTTCGCAATCTCGGCTTCTCTGTACTCATCGAGCTCAGATGAAGAATACTGGCAGAAAGCCGGAGATGTAGTGAAATAG
- a CDS encoding nitrogenase component 1, with the protein MARDTYFTTIGALAEAGSIPTELVSNEHLVYSSPATLMYNSPGAQGFGVKRAGVVIPESVMLVVAPACCGRNTTILADEGGYSERMFFLQMSENDLVTGRHLSDIPQAIEEIYEVCEVKPKVVVICITCVDALLGTDLERVCRKAEERTGIHVVPTYMYALMREGKNSPMVAVREAIYSLLEKRKPTGGTVNLLGNFTHLEDDSDLYDILGQMGIKTIHEVGRKETLEEYMDMGGADFNIILHPEARKAAFTLESKLGIPYVELTRVYEIDRIKRQYALFASALGVEIDDSEYFCEASDACLRLQQLCEGKTFAIGQVVNGNSIEMALALEKLGLRVKSAFANISEDDFPFIRELASYNPDLKVYSTMSPTMMNYDGSEKVDISIGIDAQFYYPESINVHWNNEIQPFGYKGLVHFVEAIERRLADERA; encoded by the coding sequence ATGGCGAGAGACACTTATTTCACGACAATAGGAGCGCTCGCTGAGGCTGGCAGTATTCCGACCGAGCTAGTGAGCAACGAGCATCTCGTGTATAGCTCACCGGCGACCTTGATGTACAACTCACCAGGTGCACAGGGATTTGGCGTTAAGAGAGCAGGAGTAGTCATACCGGAATCGGTAATGCTCGTGGTTGCGCCAGCTTGCTGTGGCCGTAATACCACGATTTTGGCGGACGAAGGCGGATATAGCGAGAGGATGTTTTTCCTTCAGATGAGTGAAAATGACCTCGTCACAGGCAGACATCTATCCGATATACCGCAGGCTATCGAGGAGATTTATGAAGTCTGTGAAGTGAAGCCTAAGGTTGTGGTTATTTGCATCACATGCGTCGATGCGCTTCTCGGAACTGACCTAGAGCGTGTCTGTAGAAAGGCAGAGGAGCGCACGGGAATTCACGTCGTTCCTACATATATGTATGCGCTTATGCGCGAGGGCAAGAACTCACCGATGGTAGCTGTAAGAGAAGCGATTTACTCGCTGCTTGAGAAGAGAAAGCCGACAGGCGGGACCGTTAATTTGCTCGGTAATTTTACACATCTAGAGGACGATTCAGACCTTTATGACATCCTCGGTCAGATGGGAATCAAGACCATACACGAGGTAGGGAGAAAAGAAACCCTCGAAGAATACATGGATATGGGCGGAGCAGATTTCAATATCATACTTCATCCAGAGGCTAGAAAGGCAGCATTCACACTTGAGTCAAAGCTCGGAATCCCTTACGTGGAGCTGACTAGAGTATATGAAATAGATAGAATCAAGCGTCAATATGCGTTGTTCGCTTCGGCTCTCGGAGTAGAAATTGATGATTCGGAATACTTCTGTGAGGCTAGCGATGCGTGCCTAAGACTTCAGCAGCTGTGTGAAGGAAAGACATTTGCAATAGGACAGGTTGTAAATGGAAACTCAATTGAGATGGCGCTAGCGCTCGAGAAGCTGGGACTACGCGTTAAGTCGGCGTTTGCGAATATAAGCGAAGATGACTTTCCTTTTATCAGAGAACTAGCTAGTTACAACCCAGACCTCAAGGTGTACTCGACTATGTCACCGACAATGATGAACTACGATGGTTCGGAAAAGGTTGATATTTCAATCGGTATAGATGCACAGTTCTACTATCCAGAGTCGATAAATGTGCACTGGAATAACGAAATCCAGCCGTTTGGATACAAGGGACTTGTACACTTTGTAGAGGCTATAGAGAGGAGGCTCGCTGATGAAAGGGCTTAG
- a CDS encoding nitrogenase iron protein NifH, with translation MIKVAIYGKGGIGKSTVTANLAAAFAVKGYKVVQIGCDPKADSTINLLGGNPLIPVMNFMRDNDDEPTIDEMVKTGFGGVECIETGGPTPGIGCAGRGIISTFNLIDDLDVFGRFNPDVVLYDVLGDVVCGGFAAPIREGFAEDILIVTSGEKMALYAANNIKTAVDNFADRGYAKVKGVVLNHRNVENETEKVQAFADDAGIPIVGEIPRSQEIIDWEDQGKTVIEGNPESDIAKRFFALADYLIKENS, from the coding sequence ATGATTAAGGTAGCAATATATGGTAAAGGTGGTATCGGAAAATCGACAGTGACTGCGAATCTCGCAGCAGCCTTTGCAGTTAAGGGATATAAGGTGGTTCAGATTGGATGTGATCCAAAGGCTGATTCGACGATCAACCTTCTCGGTGGCAATCCGCTGATTCCGGTTATGAACTTCATGAGGGATAACGACGATGAACCGACTATTGACGAGATGGTTAAAACTGGATTTGGAGGAGTTGAATGTATCGAGACTGGGGGACCTACACCGGGCATCGGATGTGCGGGTAGAGGTATCATCTCAACTTTTAATCTAATAGATGATCTAGATGTTTTTGGCAGATTCAATCCTGATGTAGTCCTTTATGACGTGCTCGGGGACGTAGTCTGTGGAGGGTTTGCTGCGCCTATCAGAGAAGGCTTTGCAGAGGATATACTCATCGTAACTTCGGGTGAAAAGATGGCTCTCTATGCGGCAAATAATATTAAGACGGCTGTAGATAATTTTGCGGACCGCGGTTATGCCAAGGTAAAGGGAGTGGTCCTCAATCATCGCAACGTCGAGAATGAGACGGAGAAGGTGCAGGCATTTGCAGATGATGCTGGAATACCAATCGTAGGAGAGATCCCTCGCAGTCAGGAAATCATCGACTGGGAGGATCAGGGTAAGACCGTAATCGAGGGTAATCCTGAGTCGGATATCGCAAAGAGGTTCTTTGCACTGGCAGACTACCTGATCAAGGAGAATTCGTAA
- a CDS encoding AAA family ATPase, with translation MKRIAIYGKGGIGKSTTVSNMSAALAGKGYTVMQIGCDPKADSTISLRQGMELTPVLDTYRDKIKDIQLEDMYTIGYNGVICVEAGGPTPGIGCAGRGVAKALDLLKQKNFEEVLHPDVVFYDVLGDVVCGGFSMPLRKNYADNVYVISSGEQMAIYAAMNLGLAMENFKRRGHNGLSGIIANKRNVNGEDEKLQTLSEDLECPIVGTIEHSMVVKRASDDALTVTEAFPDDPMVDVYMKIAMEIINRD, from the coding sequence ATGAAAAGAATTGCAATATACGGTAAAGGCGGAATTGGAAAATCCACTACCGTCTCTAATATGTCTGCAGCACTCGCTGGAAAAGGCTATACGGTCATGCAGATTGGTTGCGATCCAAAGGCTGATTCCACGATTAGTCTTCGTCAAGGTATGGAGCTCACTCCAGTTCTCGATACTTACAGGGATAAAATCAAGGACATTCAGCTTGAAGATATGTATACCATCGGCTATAACGGTGTTATCTGCGTGGAAGCTGGCGGTCCAACTCCTGGCATTGGCTGCGCTGGACGAGGCGTTGCTAAGGCGCTGGATCTGCTCAAGCAAAAGAATTTCGAAGAAGTGCTCCATCCCGATGTCGTCTTCTACGATGTGCTCGGAGACGTAGTATGTGGCGGTTTCTCCATGCCATTAAGAAAAAACTATGCTGACAACGTATACGTGATTTCATCCGGGGAACAGATGGCGATATATGCGGCGATGAATCTCGGTCTAGCGATGGAGAATTTTAAACGCCGAGGTCACAACGGGCTATCTGGAATAATTGCTAACAAGCGCAATGTTAATGGTGAAGACGAGAAGCTTCAGACCCTTAGCGAAGACCTCGAATGTCCGATAGTCGGAACTATCGAGCACAGCATGGTGGTAAAAAGAGCGTCTGACGATGCTCTCACAGTTACCGAAGCTTTTCCGGATGACCCGATGGTTGACGTATATATGAAGATAGCGATGGAGATTATAAACAGGGACTAA